From Magnetococcus sp. PR-3, one genomic window encodes:
- a CDS encoding ATP-binding protein, which produces MSFRWKAIGFIASVEGLFTIAFAFIVVNVMQGMIEDQFLKRAQVSAQLFATTTQEALLTSDLASLDSFVEQVLENPDILYARVRDNQQVLAQASQDHFSMNRLFKEDQDLLSVDDRVFDTYAEIQFNGESYGRVEIGLNTTLLERTVSLVRWKVIGVGVGEIFISAVVSYLLGSLLVKQLSRLQQAARAIAQGDMSIQIPVKGQDELAETSAAFNRMSQELDDHVQQLQDRNRQLKTARNHLQGVLDTALNGIVTITEDGIIEQVNPHTEKIFGFSRQEMLGQNIAMLIPHPHNKYHNEYLKLFLKTGRSQVLGSGREVIGQTKAGLILPIWLAVSELPEDGEDGLRRFVGVIADISDQKEAERKLIEAKEVAEAANQAKTDFLHVMSHELRTPLQGAKGPLQEFKDQFKDFEGMWTLEELNDQLTAAQQAVLQTAMQQLHDEVQTISAQGLRSADHLLHLIEEILDFARIEAGKLKVEPTTIEPHTTVQDVLEINRHLAESKGLALNSQLPDHLSVYVDPLRFKQVLLNLVGNAVKFTELGSITLTAQSQGDLVQFEVIDTGCGIPADQLQTIFTPFEQVDNSATRQSGGTGLGLAITRKLLHCMNGTLEVQSDVGVGSRFILTLPSCDTATQVA; this is translated from the coding sequence ATGTCATTTCGTTGGAAAGCCATTGGTTTTATTGCGTCCGTTGAAGGGCTATTTACCATCGCTTTTGCTTTCATTGTCGTCAATGTCATGCAGGGCATGATCGAAGATCAGTTTCTTAAACGGGCTCAGGTAAGCGCACAGCTGTTTGCCACCACAACTCAGGAAGCCCTACTTACCTCTGATCTGGCCTCGTTAGACAGCTTTGTCGAACAGGTGTTGGAAAATCCAGATATTCTCTACGCCCGAGTTAGGGATAACCAACAGGTTCTGGCGCAAGCCAGTCAAGATCATTTTTCCATGAACCGGTTGTTTAAAGAAGATCAGGATCTGCTCAGTGTGGATGACCGTGTGTTTGATACCTATGCGGAGATCCAGTTTAACGGTGAGAGTTATGGGCGGGTTGAGATTGGCCTGAACACTACGTTGTTGGAACGTACCGTTTCGCTGGTTCGTTGGAAAGTGATCGGTGTGGGTGTGGGTGAGATCTTCATTTCAGCCGTGGTCTCCTACCTACTCGGTTCACTATTGGTTAAGCAGTTAAGCCGTTTACAACAGGCTGCCCGCGCCATTGCCCAGGGAGATATGTCCATACAGATCCCTGTCAAAGGGCAGGATGAACTGGCTGAAACATCGGCCGCGTTTAACCGAATGTCTCAGGAATTAGACGACCATGTACAACAGCTACAGGACCGTAATCGGCAGCTAAAAACTGCACGTAATCATCTGCAAGGGGTACTAGACACCGCCCTAAATGGCATTGTCACCATAACAGAGGATGGCATTATTGAGCAGGTAAACCCCCATACTGAAAAGATTTTTGGATTTAGTCGGCAAGAGATGCTGGGGCAGAACATCGCCATGTTAATCCCCCATCCACACAACAAATACCATAACGAATATCTCAAACTATTTTTAAAGACAGGGCGTAGCCAAGTGTTGGGGTCTGGACGTGAAGTGATCGGCCAAACCAAAGCAGGCTTGATCTTACCCATCTGGTTAGCTGTGAGTGAACTACCTGAGGATGGTGAGGATGGTCTACGACGCTTTGTTGGTGTGATCGCCGATATCAGTGATCAAAAAGAGGCGGAACGTAAGCTCATTGAAGCCAAAGAGGTGGCTGAGGCAGCCAACCAGGCCAAAACCGACTTTTTACATGTGATGAGCCATGAACTCCGTACCCCTTTACAAGGTGCCAAAGGACCTCTGCAGGAATTTAAAGATCAGTTTAAGGATTTTGAGGGCATGTGGACGTTGGAGGAGCTCAACGATCAGTTAACCGCAGCACAACAAGCTGTTCTGCAAACCGCAATGCAACAACTGCATGATGAAGTGCAGACAATCTCTGCTCAAGGTCTGCGCTCAGCTGATCATCTTCTTCACTTGATTGAAGAAATTTTGGACTTTGCCCGTATTGAAGCCGGCAAACTTAAGGTTGAACCCACCACCATAGAGCCCCATACAACGGTTCAGGATGTGTTGGAGATCAATCGTCATTTGGCTGAAAGCAAAGGGTTGGCACTCAACAGTCAACTGCCAGATCACCTCTCTGTTTATGTCGACCCACTACGCTTTAAACAGGTTCTACTGAACTTGGTGGGTAATGCCGTCAAATTCACCGAACTGGGTTCGATTACCCTAACGGCTCAATCACAGGGGGATCTGGTGCAGTTTGAAGTGATCGATACCGGATGTGGCATACCAGCTGACCAACTACAGACTATTTTTACCCCTTTTGAACAAGTGGATAACAGTGCCACCCGACAATCCGGTGGAACCGGTTTGGGCTTGGCCATTACCCGCAAACTTCTGCATTGCATGAACGGCACCCTGGAGGTCCAAAGCGACGTCGGTGTTGGTAGCCGCTTCATCCTAACCCTACCCAGCTGTGACACGGCTACCCAAGTCGCTTAA
- a CDS encoding response regulator: protein MNTVLIVDDEPEQIRAPMKRQIQRAFRKKVDNLSVLEADNGQIGLEMVEEHRPEVIILDVMMPVMDGVTACRNIRANPAFSDLFVIMLTGRDGGMAEGLEVGADLYLRKPYDFEVLEVAVAKGLTRQSSDKPGAMDAQTGLFTRDFFINTILPKELNAAERYREACMHPVSLAMAKIRGPQGEMPNAETIRQITKGFHLRLSDRGAAISEGEIAILMPNTPAPSAAITGQRLRDEIAKHGLHSYIGITSYDHAEALLLPLAEDNCNQAQQIGPNTICLNDEALASFNPS, encoded by the coding sequence ATGAACACCGTTCTTATTGTAGATGACGAACCAGAACAGATACGTGCCCCTATGAAACGACAGATCCAGCGCGCTTTCCGTAAAAAGGTGGACAACCTCTCCGTACTGGAAGCAGACAATGGACAGATCGGTCTTGAAATGGTTGAAGAGCATCGACCTGAAGTCATTATCCTCGATGTCATGATGCCGGTTATGGATGGGGTCACCGCTTGCCGGAATATTCGTGCGAACCCCGCCTTTAGCGACCTGTTTGTGATCATGCTGACCGGACGTGATGGTGGTATGGCTGAGGGGTTGGAAGTGGGTGCCGATCTCTACCTACGCAAACCCTATGATTTTGAAGTCCTTGAAGTGGCGGTTGCCAAAGGTCTTACACGCCAAAGCTCGGATAAACCGGGTGCTATGGATGCCCAAACCGGCCTATTTACCCGGGACTTTTTTATTAACACCATCCTGCCTAAGGAACTGAATGCTGCTGAACGTTACCGAGAAGCTTGCATGCATCCTGTCTCTTTGGCCATGGCCAAGATACGCGGACCCCAGGGTGAAATGCCCAATGCAGAAACCATACGTCAAATCACCAAGGGGTTTCACCTGCGTTTGAGTGATCGAGGGGCTGCCATCAGTGAAGGGGAGATTGCCATCTTAATGCCCAACACCCCCGCCCCCAGTGCAGCCATTACGGGACAACGGTTACGGGATGAGATCGCCAAACATGGCTTACATAGCTACATCGGTATCACCAGTTACGATCATGCTGAAGCCCTATTACTCCCCCTAGCAGAGGATAACTGCAACCAAGCTCAGCAAATTGGACCCAACACCATCTGCTTGAATGATGAAGCTCTCGCTTCTTTCAACCCCAGTTAA
- a CDS encoding response regulator — protein MSRQTLSKGHVLLVDDNVNELQAVQRYLSREGYTVTSVRSAAGAIGFLKDEEIDLVITDYNMPIRNGMDLFREVRATYPELPVIMMTGLGTEKLAADFIRERGSDYLVKPVNMQELTAKVKRGIGVSCERKLILANQALESVRGSLNLSLATLRTIHSVAEHITGQGNQERVREILYLVKQSSRELAAAVQLAQSQDDSEETPNNPPLNHSAA, from the coding sequence ATGTCACGTCAAACCCTCTCAAAAGGTCATGTTTTGCTGGTTGATGACAATGTTAATGAGCTGCAAGCTGTCCAGCGCTATTTAAGCCGTGAAGGCTATACCGTAACCAGTGTCCGCAGTGCGGCTGGCGCCATTGGTTTTTTAAAGGATGAAGAGATTGATCTGGTGATCACCGACTACAACATGCCCATACGTAATGGTATGGATCTGTTTCGAGAGGTCCGTGCTACCTACCCTGAGTTACCGGTCATTATGATGACCGGTTTGGGCACAGAAAAACTGGCTGCCGATTTTATCCGGGAACGGGGTAGTGACTATTTGGTCAAACCGGTCAACATGCAGGAGCTGACTGCCAAGGTAAAACGGGGCATTGGTGTCAGTTGTGAACGTAAACTGATATTAGCCAATCAAGCATTGGAATCTGTTCGGGGTTCACTCAATCTCAGTTTGGCCACATTACGGACCATCCATTCGGTTGCAGAACACATTACGGGTCAGGGCAATCAAGAACGGGTGCGTGAGATTCTTTATCTGGTCAAGCAAAGTAGCCGCGAGTTGGCCGCAGCTGTCCAGTTGGCACAAAGTCAGGATGATTCGGAAGAGACGCCCAACAATCCTCCTCTTAACCATTCAGCGGCCTAA
- a CDS encoding HD domain-containing phosphohydrolase — protein sequence MKPRILIAAQPKTVQPLVEMLNPYYEIGLATHASRVKLAAQNQPPEMILMAAPFHHQHPALCHQLKRDDADTQSVPLLMLVEDAEDRSTAHQQGYADYLQMPFVPAEVRGRVQTHLALYQAQQAQQHYSTQLEDAVKHRTADLQRSMEALTESRQEVIHKLARAGEFKDTDTGVHIWRMAAYAKVLALAAGLSEEMATRLEEAAPMHDIGKIGIPDAILKKPAKLDEEQWQVMRQHTTIGAQILSPSPSALMQLAAIIAEHHHERWDGSGYPHGLKGTDIPLEARIVAIADVFDALTMRRPYKEPWSVERAMAAIKEDAGHHFDPQLVTQFTYALPQILQVKARFEEQSEQTLQ from the coding sequence ATGAAACCACGTATTCTGATTGCCGCACAGCCTAAAACCGTGCAACCCCTGGTAGAGATGTTAAACCCTTATTATGAAATTGGTTTAGCGACCCATGCCAGCCGGGTTAAGTTAGCCGCACAGAACCAACCCCCTGAGATGATTCTCATGGCTGCCCCTTTTCATCATCAACACCCCGCATTATGTCACCAGCTTAAGCGGGATGACGCCGACACTCAGTCTGTTCCCCTGTTAATGTTGGTTGAGGATGCTGAAGATCGCAGCACTGCCCACCAACAAGGCTATGCCGACTATTTGCAAATGCCTTTTGTCCCCGCTGAGGTGAGAGGACGTGTACAAACCCACTTGGCTCTCTATCAAGCCCAGCAGGCTCAGCAGCACTACAGTACCCAGTTGGAGGATGCGGTTAAACACCGGACAGCAGACCTGCAGCGCAGTATGGAAGCCCTAACAGAGAGTCGCCAAGAGGTGATCCATAAACTGGCCCGTGCTGGTGAGTTTAAAGATACAGATACAGGTGTACACATTTGGCGTATGGCGGCTTATGCCAAGGTCTTGGCTCTCGCTGCGGGTCTTTCTGAAGAGATGGCCACCCGATTAGAAGAAGCCGCCCCCATGCATGACATTGGTAAGATCGGCATACCCGATGCCATCTTAAAAAAACCGGCTAAATTAGATGAGGAGCAATGGCAGGTCATGCGCCAACACACCACCATTGGCGCTCAAATTCTTAGTCCAAGCCCCTCTGCACTCATGCAGTTGGCCGCCATCATTGCCGAGCATCACCACGAGCGTTGGGATGGTAGTGGTTACCCCCATGGATTAAAAGGAACGGATATTCCCCTGGAAGCACGCATTGTTGCCATTGCGGATGTTTTTGATGCTTTGACCATGCGCCGTCCCTATAAAGAACCCTGGTCTGTTGAGCGTGCCATGGCTGCCATTAAGGAAGATGCAGGTCATCATTTTGACCCACAGTTGGTAACGCAGTTTACCTATGCCTTACCGCAGATTCTGCAGGTTAAAGCACGGTTTGAAGAACAGAGTGAACAGACCCTTCAATAA
- a CDS encoding zinc-ribbon domain-containing protein has protein sequence MIVTCEKCDARFDVDPTLLGSKGRKLKCSQCHHIFFQAPPTQPEEQETPVVDEEQVDNTHTEERETEEEQNFSEFAFEESPLEEVDLDEIEQLTAQATLAMAEAEAATTDGRQEPSFDDDTPIDDDAVTEPNLEEIDVDQMIAAATKQAVSEKAETSQELEGVEIAQEDLEPDEEFEAEEEPIAEEPELEEVSDVEEESTVQDEPEPEAKEAPEAEEPELEEEPAAEEEEPESEEEEPEAEEAPEEEAIEAEEPESEEAPEEEAIEAEEPESEEAPEVEEEPEAEEPVAEEAPEVEEEPEAEEPELEEVSDVEEEPVAEEAPEEEAIEAEEELEAEEPESEEAPEEEAIEAEEPAAEEAPEVEEEPAAEEEESVAEEPEAEEEPEAEEAPEVEEEPAAEEAPEEEAIEAEEPAAEEAPEAKEPESEEAPAAEEAPEVETLEAEEAPELEEEPEAEEESEAEEESEAEEESEAEEAPEVEEEPEAEEAPEVEEEPAAEEEEPEAEEAPEAEEEPEAEELELEEVSDVGEEPVAEEAPEEEAIEAEEPELEAEEELLDISSDELETESDEEDLAVEELLDSPEPAAEEAPEEEKEPEAEEPELEAVSDVEEEPVAEEAPEEEAIEAEEPAAEEAPEEEEEPAAEEAPEEPEAEEPELEAVSDVEEEPVAEEAPEEEAIEAEEPAAEEAPEEEEEPEAEEPVAEEAPEEPEAEEPELEEVSDVEEEPVAEEAPEEEAIEAEEPEAEEPELEEEPAAEEEEPAAEEEESVAEEPEAEEAPEEEAIEAEEPAAEEAPEEEEEPEAEEPVAEEEPVAEEEPEAEEEPEAEEEPEAEEEPEAEEEPEAEEEPEAEEAPEAEEAPEAEEAPKEEAIEAEEELEAEEPESEEAPEVEEEPEAEELELEEVSDVGEEPVAEEAPEEEAIEAEEPELKAEEELLDISSDELETESDEEDLAVEELLDSPEPEAEEEELLDSPEPEAEEEELLDISSDELETTSEEPAAEEDLAVEEPATEEASEVEALLDGEEELDLEIPENVEESQADKVQVTEAASENLETSDDREDSLDDGALVDIQEGDDLSDVDDFNAATMEEPEAFEGLEDDEQLAEVQEDVEPSADETFNPSAMAEPEPLDAELALEEEDAVDVEEEPLSIETDALALDEEENAAFADVLTEEDDLSALADEEDELTLDDEDETILAEPPSMDLEGLVDAVESSDEVDLADESTEELGGMDDDLPDDLNALTELVNEPGDDLSLDDDLPAMAPPELPPVEEEEITPAEGMEELSALASDEDELTLESEDESDLDLGDLATDEIELGEEELLPDLEEDEDETVLAVPDSEETIEELDLPEPEIPEPEEEVIELDSGSDDAYETIDLSSDDDEDDDLDLAKPYSGEHDDKGKGSMIGWGVATLMLVAVLGSWFGKDYLSRGGASHSVDRFKLEAVEVKWRESNYGALLIIEGVMTNKMDRRSARRPMTARVTLLDENNQELTSVNILPGRVIPERAMNISTKNLERTISLQGNIEKRFDKMFANQPTKFQAIFFEPPMEAVRYRVDFDPTPLADWEIKKKEKSQAIKKPEGTRTFMGQF, from the coding sequence GTGATTGTAACTTGTGAAAAATGTGATGCGCGTTTTGACGTTGATCCCACTTTATTGGGTTCAAAAGGGCGCAAATTAAAGTGCTCACAATGCCATCATATTTTTTTCCAAGCCCCTCCTACCCAACCGGAAGAGCAAGAGACACCTGTTGTGGACGAGGAGCAGGTAGACAATACCCATACAGAAGAGCGTGAGACGGAAGAAGAGCAAAATTTTTCTGAATTTGCGTTTGAAGAGTCCCCTTTGGAAGAGGTTGATCTCGATGAGATCGAACAGCTCACAGCTCAGGCTACATTAGCCATGGCTGAGGCTGAAGCCGCCACCACAGATGGGCGTCAAGAGCCCAGCTTTGATGATGATACGCCCATTGATGATGATGCGGTCACCGAACCCAATCTTGAAGAGATTGATGTGGATCAGATGATTGCCGCTGCGACAAAACAGGCGGTATCTGAGAAGGCAGAGACATCCCAAGAGCTTGAAGGGGTCGAAATAGCACAAGAAGATTTAGAACCAGATGAGGAATTTGAAGCTGAAGAAGAGCCTATAGCTGAGGAACCAGAGCTCGAAGAAGTTTCTGACGTAGAAGAAGAATCTACAGTTCAGGACGAGCCGGAGCCAGAAGCTAAGGAAGCTCCTGAAGCTGAAGAACCAGAGCTCGAAGAAGAGCCCGCAGCTGAAGAGGAAGAGCCAGAATCTGAAGAGGAAGAGCCAGAAGCTGAGGAAGCTCCAGAAGAAGAAGCAATTGAAGCTGAAGAACCAGAATCTGAGGAAGCTCCAGAAGAAGAAGCGATTGAAGCTGAAGAGCCAGAATCTGAGGAAGCTCCTGAAGTAGAAGAGGAGCCAGAAGCCGAAGAGCCTGTAGCTGAGGAAGCTCCTGAAGTGGAAGAGGAGCCAGAAGCCGAGGAGCCAGAGCTCGAAGAAGTTTCTGACGTAGAAGAAGAGCCTGTAGCTGAGGAAGCTCCAGAAGAAGAAGCGATTGAAGCCGAAGAAGAGTTAGAAGCTGAAGAGCCAGAATCTGAGGAAGCTCCAGAAGAAGAAGCGATTGAAGCTGAAGAGCCAGCAGCTGAGGAAGCTCCTGAAGTGGAAGAGGAGCCAGCAGCCGAAGAGGAAGAGTCTGTAGCTGAAGAGCCAGAAGCTGAGGAAGAGCCAGAAGCTGAGGAAGCTCCTGAAGTGGAAGAGGAGCCAGCAGCTGAGGAAGCTCCAGAAGAAGAAGCGATTGAAGCCGAAGAGCCAGCAGCTGAGGAAGCTCCTGAAGCTAAAGAGCCAGAATCTGAGGAAGCTCCAGCAGCTGAGGAAGCTCCTGAAGTAGAAACTCTAGAAGCTGAGGAAGCTCCAGAATTAGAAGAGGAGCCAGAAGCTGAGGAAGAGTCAGAAGCTGAGGAAGAGTCAGAAGCTGAGGAAGAGTCAGAAGCTGAGGAAGCTCCTGAAGTGGAAGAGGAGCCAGAAGCTGAGGAAGCTCCTGAAGTGGAAGAGGAGCCAGCAGCCGAAGAGGAAGAGCCAGAAGCTGAGGAAGCTCCTGAAGCTGAGGAAGAGCCAGAAGCCGAGGAACTAGAGCTCGAAGAAGTTTCTGACGTAGGAGAAGAGCCTGTAGCTGAGGAAGCTCCAGAAGAAGAAGCGATTGAAGCTGAAGAACCAGAGCTAGAAGCTGAAGAAGAGCTGCTTGATATTTCGAGCGATGAGCTTGAAACAGAATCTGACGAAGAAGATCTAGCGGTAGAAGAGCTGCTTGATAGTCCAGAGCCAGCAGCTGAGGAAGCTCCAGAAGAAGAAAAGGAGCCAGAAGCCGAGGAACCAGAGCTTGAAGCAGTTTCTGACGTAGAAGAAGAGCCTGTAGCTGAGGAAGCTCCAGAAGAAGAAGCGATTGAAGCCGAAGAGCCAGCAGCTGAGGAAGCTCCAGAAGAAGAAGAGGAGCCAGCAGCTGAGGAAGCTCCAGAAGAGCCAGAAGCCGAGGAACCAGAGCTCGAAGCAGTTTCTGACGTAGAAGAAGAGCCTGTAGCTGAGGAAGCTCCAGAAGAAGAAGCGATTGAAGCCGAAGAGCCAGCAGCTGAGGAAGCTCCAGAAGAAGAAGAGGAGCCAGAAGCCGAAGAGCCTGTAGCTGAGGAAGCTCCAGAAGAGCCAGAAGCTGAGGAACCAGAGCTCGAAGAAGTTTCTGACGTAGAAGAAGAGCCTGTAGCTGAGGAAGCTCCAGAAGAAGAAGCGATTGAAGCTGAAGAGCCAGAAGCCGAGGAACCAGAGCTCGAAGAAGAGCCCGCAGCTGAAGAGGAAGAGCCCGCAGCTGAAGAGGAAGAGTCTGTAGCTGAAGAGCCAGAAGCTGAGGAAGCTCCAGAAGAAGAAGCGATTGAAGCCGAAGAGCCAGCAGCTGAGGAAGCTCCAGAAGAAGAAGAGGAGCCAGAAGCCGAAGAGCCTGTAGCTGAGGAAGAGCCTGTAGCTGAGGAAGAGCCAGAAGCTGAGGAAGAGCCAGAAGCTGAGGAAGAGCCAGAAGCTGAGGAAGAGCCAGAAGCTGAGGAAGAGCCAGAAGCTGAGGAAGAGCCAGAAGCTGAGGAAGCTCCAGAAGCTGAGGAAGCTCCAGAAGCTGAGGAAGCTCCAAAAGAAGAAGCTATTGAAGCCGAAGAAGAGTTAGAAGCTGAAGAGCCAGAATCTGAGGAAGCTCCAGAAGTAGAAGAGGAGCCAGAAGCCGAGGAACTAGAGCTCGAAGAAGTTTCTGACGTAGGAGAAGAGCCTGTAGCTGAGGAAGCTCCAGAAGAAGAAGCGATTGAAGCTGAAGAACCAGAGCTAAAAGCTGAGGAAGAGCTGCTTGATATTTCGAGCGATGAGCTTGAAACAGAATCTGACGAAGAAGATCTAGCGGTAGAAGAGCTGCTTGATAGTCCAGAGCCAGAAGCTGAAGAAGAAGAGCTGCTTGATAGTCCAGAGCCAGAAGCTGAAGAAGAAGAGCTGCTTGATATTTCGAGCGATGAGCTTGAAACAACATCTGAAGAGCCAGCTGCCGAAGAAGATCTAGCGGTAGAAGAGCCCGCAACTGAGGAAGCGTCTGAAGTTGAAGCACTTCTTGATGGTGAAGAAGAGTTAGATCTTGAAATACCTGAAAATGTAGAAGAATCACAAGCTGATAAGGTGCAAGTAACGGAAGCGGCATCAGAAAATTTAGAGACTTCTGATGATCGTGAAGATTCATTGGATGATGGGGCGTTGGTCGATATACAGGAAGGGGATGATCTTTCGGATGTGGATGATTTTAATGCCGCAACCATGGAAGAGCCCGAGGCCTTCGAGGGATTAGAGGATGATGAGCAGTTGGCTGAGGTTCAAGAAGATGTAGAACCGAGTGCTGATGAGACCTTTAACCCTTCAGCCATGGCAGAACCAGAACCCTTGGATGCTGAATTAGCCCTGGAAGAAGAGGATGCTGTGGATGTTGAAGAGGAGCCTCTCTCCATAGAAACAGATGCACTTGCTTTAGATGAAGAGGAAAATGCTGCTTTTGCGGATGTTTTGACAGAAGAAGATGACCTCTCAGCCTTGGCTGATGAAGAGGATGAACTCACGCTGGATGATGAGGATGAAACCATCCTGGCAGAGCCTCCCTCCATGGATCTGGAAGGCTTAGTCGATGCGGTTGAAAGCTCCGATGAGGTCGATCTGGCCGATGAGAGTACGGAAGAGCTTGGTGGCATGGATGATGATCTACCCGATGATCTAAATGCATTGACCGAGTTGGTGAATGAACCGGGTGATGATCTTTCCTTGGATGATGATCTGCCTGCCATGGCACCGCCTGAGCTTCCTCCGGTTGAAGAAGAAGAGATTACCCCTGCTGAAGGGATGGAAGAGCTCTCTGCACTGGCTTCGGATGAAGATGAGTTAACCTTGGAGAGTGAGGATGAATCTGACCTTGACCTGGGTGATCTGGCCACAGATGAGATTGAACTGGGTGAAGAAGAGCTTCTACCCGATCTTGAAGAGGATGAAGATGAGACGGTCTTAGCCGTACCAGACTCTGAAGAGACCATTGAGGAGTTGGATCTGCCTGAACCTGAGATCCCCGAGCCTGAAGAAGAGGTCATTGAATTGGACAGTGGTTCTGATGATGCGTATGAGACCATCGATCTCAGCAGCGATGATGATGAAGATGATGATCTAGATCTGGCCAAACCCTACAGTGGTGAGCATGATGACAAGGGTAAAGGTAGTATGATCGGTTGGGGTGTTGCTACCTTGATGTTGGTCGCGGTGTTGGGCTCCTGGTTTGGTAAAGATTATCTAAGCCGTGGTGGTGCCAGTCATTCGGTGGATCGCTTTAAACTGGAAGCGGTTGAGGTTAAATGGCGAGAGTCCAACTATGGGGCCTTGTTAATTATTGAAGGGGTCATGACCAATAAGATGGACCGTCGCTCAGCACGACGCCCCATGACAGCACGGGTGACTCTGCTTGATGAGAACAATCAGGAGCTGACTTCTGTCAATATCTTGCCTGGACGGGTCATTCCTGAGCGGGCCATGAACATTAGTACCAAAAACTTGGAACGTACCATCTCGTTACAAGGGAACATTGAAAAACGTTTTGATAAAATGTTTGCCAATCAACCCACAAAATTCCAAGCGATTTTCTTTGAACCCCCTATGGAAGCCGTACGTTACCGGGTAGATTTTGATCCAACCCCCCTGGCGGATTGGGAAATAAAGAAAAAAGAGAAATCCCAAGCGATCAAAAAACCAGAAGGAACACGAACCTTTATGGGGCAGTTCTAA